Proteins encoded together in one Miscanthus floridulus cultivar M001 chromosome 16, ASM1932011v1, whole genome shotgun sequence window:
- the LOC136512965 gene encoding E3 ubiquitin-protein ligase RDUF2-like, with protein sequence MATPSSPSPSRSPTSSYWCYQCDRFVRAAASASPSPACPSCGGGFLEEMGAPPPRAAYLRRPSVHHHHHHVAAASADLRARRGGAGSGATGSRASPFNPVIVLRRSPPTATDAADGSSSPTANPTNTGSSFELFYDDGAGSGLRPLPDSMSDFLMGSGFERLLDQLAQIEAGGLAAARARDAPPASKAAVESMPVVSVGAVHVAADAHCAVCKEPFELGAEAREMPCAHIYHADCILPWLALRNSCPVCRHEMPTDAPRAAGATAAAGATNAGEEETTVGLTIWRLPGGGFAVGRFAGGRRPEERELPVVYTEMDGGFNSGGAPRRISWGSRQAASTDRGTVRSFLRNVFACFGRRGHASSSASRSHAMPELNDDDASDHSAAFSHGSRSRSTSWRLEDGHADAMVQR encoded by the coding sequence ATGGCGACGCcgtcctccccctccccctcccgctCCCCGACCTCCTCCTACTGGTGCTACCAGTGCGACCGCTTCGtgcgcgccgccgcctccgcctccccctCCCCTGCCTGCCCCTCCTGCGGCGGGGGCTTCCTCGAGGAGATGGGCGCGCCGCCACCACGCGCAGCCTACCTCCGCCGCCCCAgcgtgcaccaccaccaccaccacgtcgCCGCCGCATCCGCCGACCTCCGCGCCCGCCGCGGCGGCGCTGGCTCCGGCGCCACCGGCTCCCGCGCCTCGCCCTTCAACCCCGTCATCGTGCTCCGCCGCTCCCCTCCCACCGCCACCGACGCCGCAGAcggctcctcctcccccaccgcgAACCCAACCAACACCGGCAGCAGCTTCGAGCTGTTCTACGACGACGGCGCGGGATCGGGCCTGCGCCCGCTGCCCGACAGCATGTCGGACTTCCTCATGGGGTCGGGCTTCGAGCGCCTGCTGGACCAGCTGGCGCAGATCGAGGCGGGCGGGCTAGCGGCGGCGCGTGCCCGCGATGCCCCGCCGGCGTCCAAGGCCGCCGTCGAGTCCATGCCCGTCGTCTCCGTCGGCGCCGTCCACGTCGCCGCCGACGCGCACTGCGCCGTCTGCAAGGAGCCCTTCGAGCTGGGCGCCGAGGCCAGGGAGATGCCCTGCGCGCACATCTACCACGCCGACTGCATCCTCCCCTGGCTCGCGCTCCGTAACTCCTGCCCCGTCTGCCGCCACGAGATGCCCACCGACGCCCCGCGCGCCGCAGGCGCCACGGCCGCCGCTGGTGCCACCAACGCCGGGGAGGAGGAGACTACGGTCGGGCTCACCATCTGGAGGCTGCCCGGCGGCGGGTTCGCGGTCGGGAGGTTCGCCGGCGGGCGGAGGCCCGAGGAGAGGGAGCTGCCGGTCGTGTACACGGAGATGGACGGCGGGTTCAACAGCGGCGGCGCGCCCCGGCGGATCTCGTGGGGATCCAGGCAGGCCGCGTCCACGGACAGGGGCACCGTCCGCAGCTTCCTGCGCAACGTCTTCGCCTGCTTTGGAAGACGCGGCCACGCCTCCTCTTCGGCGTCAAGGTCGCACGCCATGCCTGAGCTCAACGACGACGAcgcgtctgaccatagtgcagcGTTCAGCCATGGGTCTAGGAGCCGGAGCACCAGCTGGAGGCTCGAGGACGGCCATGCCGACGCCATGGTGCAGAGATGA
- the LOC136513431 gene encoding uncharacterized protein, which yields MAAVVNAPATARCSAAGPQLLPPRGAASLFLPSMMRKRTTGAAGRLVAVSAVGDVAAEGNTYLIAGAVAVALVGTAFPILFSRKDTCPECDGAGFIRKAGATLRANAARKDQAQIVCPNCNGLGKLGQIDK from the exons ATGGCTGCCGTCGTCAACGCGCCAGCAACTGCTCGTTGCTCGGCCGCCGGGCCGCAGCTGCTGCCACCACGCGGCGCTGCGTCGTTGTTTCTGCCGTCGATGATGAGGAAGAGGACGACGGGAGCGGCCGGCCGGCTTGTCGCGGTCTCGGCGGTGGGCGACGTCGCGGCGGAGGGCAACACGTACCTCATCgccggcgcggtggccgtcgcgcTCGTGGGCACGGCCTTCCCCATACTCTTCTCACGCAAGGACAC GTGCCCGGAGTGCGACGGCGCCGGGTTCATCCGCAAGGCGGGCGCGACGCTGAGGGCGAACGCGGCGAGGAAGGACCAGGCCCAGATCGTCTGCCCCAACTGCAACGGCCTCGGCAAGCTCGGACAGATCGACAAGTAG